The following proteins come from a genomic window of Phycisphaeraceae bacterium:
- a CDS encoding MFS transporter: MSSSSTNGIPRDTSRWPNGIRALSYRDYRLMWIGSVVSNIGTWMQIMAQQWVVYELSNKNPFWLGADAFAAGLPVLLTPLAGVLADRVNRRRLMGIVTILQAVVSVWLSVRYGMRRLTVGEIIACSFVSGTLSALLIPAFVSLMPDLVARKDLPNAVALNSMGFNCARVVGPMIGGIVLHQFGATWSFALNAVSFIAVIAALITIRNSSDQSQAKHAHPWQSLLDGLRYLRGRPDIRAILAIVFSAGICIAPIVTMLPAYARDALGRGEEKDFALLLSAFGTGAVIGSLLLALSSQRIPSPWRGIPLLITLGMVEIAAGSVAHFQIAVVLIGIAGSLQIGTLARLNTAMIASIPNSVRGRLTSFFFLAIAGGIPIGGLLAGTIAKWADVRSAYWIFGAILISAIATIGMVVKRKGIQFQVDESVRAEMTAEEKLADSMV, translated from the coding sequence ATGAGTTCAAGCTCGACCAACGGCATCCCGCGCGATACTTCGCGCTGGCCCAACGGCATTCGTGCGCTGTCCTACCGTGATTACCGCCTGATGTGGATCGGTTCAGTTGTCAGCAACATCGGCACGTGGATGCAGATCATGGCCCAGCAATGGGTCGTGTATGAGCTTTCCAACAAAAATCCTTTCTGGCTAGGAGCTGATGCGTTTGCGGCCGGCTTGCCGGTGCTGCTGACTCCGTTGGCGGGTGTTCTGGCCGATCGTGTCAATCGGCGGCGACTCATGGGGATCGTGACGATTCTTCAAGCCGTCGTGTCGGTCTGGCTCTCGGTGCGCTACGGAATGAGGCGTCTGACTGTCGGCGAGATCATCGCCTGTTCTTTCGTCAGCGGCACGCTCTCCGCTCTGCTGATTCCCGCTTTTGTCTCACTCATGCCTGATCTGGTGGCCCGCAAAGATTTACCCAATGCGGTCGCCCTTAACTCGATGGGTTTTAACTGCGCACGTGTCGTGGGACCGATGATCGGCGGCATCGTCCTGCACCAATTCGGGGCGACGTGGAGTTTTGCGCTTAATGCCGTGAGTTTTATCGCCGTTATCGCGGCTTTGATCACCATTCGTAACAGCTCGGATCAGAGTCAGGCCAAACACGCTCACCCGTGGCAGAGCCTGCTGGATGGATTGCGTTATCTCCGAGGCCGACCGGATATCCGTGCGATCCTGGCGATCGTTTTTAGTGCGGGGATTTGCATCGCGCCCATCGTGACGATGTTGCCGGCTTACGCGAGGGATGCGCTGGGTCGCGGCGAGGAAAAGGACTTTGCGCTGCTGCTCAGCGCGTTTGGCACTGGCGCGGTGATAGGTTCGCTGCTGCTGGCGCTTTCGAGTCAACGCATCCCCTCGCCGTGGCGGGGAATTCCGTTGCTGATCACGCTGGGGATGGTCGAAATCGCAGCCGGTAGCGTTGCGCATTTTCAGATCGCCGTGGTGCTCATCGGTATCGCTGGATCATTACAGATCGGCACGCTCGCGCGGTTAAACACCGCGATGATCGCATCGATTCCCAATTCGGTGCGCGGACGGCTCACGAGCTTTTTCTTTCTCGCCATCGCGGGTGGAATACCGATCGGCGGACTGCTGGCGGGCACCATCGCCAAATGGGCTGATGTGCGGTCCGCTTATTGGATTTTCGGGGCGATTCTGATCTCCGCCATCGCCACGATCGGCATGGTGGTCAAACGTAAAGGCATCCAATTTCAGGTGGACGAGTCGGTCCGAGCCGAGATGACAGCGGAAGAAAAACTCGCCGATTCAATGGTCTAG
- a CDS encoding DNA-directed RNA polymerase subunit omega yields the protein MLEALKDDSVINKLGGRFKFTALVQHRVRELMDGARPLVERKGRSDFEIAVEEIVEGKIIFELRKDNEDADND from the coding sequence ATGCTCGAAGCCCTCAAGGACGACTCGGTTATCAACAAGCTCGGCGGCCGCTTCAAGTTCACCGCTCTGGTTCAGCACCGCGTCCGCGAACTGATGGATGGCGCGCGCCCGCTCGTCGAGCGTAAAGGCCGCAGCGATTTTGAAATTGCCGTTGAGGAAATCGTTGAAGGCAAGATCATTTTCGAGCTTCGCAAAGACAACGAAGACGCGGATAACGACTGA
- a CDS encoding phosphopantothenoylcysteine decarboxylase (decarboxylates 4-phosphopantothenoylcysteine to form 4'-phosphopantotheine.), whose product MSKRPRANSSRSPSVESTSGAFLANRKIIVAVTGGIACYKAATLVSRLVQSGATVRVIMTESATQFVAPLTFQALSGQSVLTSIWQADDRPDSQHIGLARWCDLMVIAPATADILAKIACGLTDDLVSLTVSALPRHPQPTPVFIAPSMNTQMWENPVTQRNISTINDLLGYRFIGPGTGWQACRTSGSGRMAEPEEIFAALCKSL is encoded by the coding sequence ATGAGTAAACGCCCTCGCGCCAACTCCAGCCGGTCCCCGTCGGTGGAATCCACCAGCGGAGCTTTCCTGGCGAATCGAAAAATCATTGTGGCGGTCACTGGCGGAATCGCCTGCTACAAGGCGGCAACACTGGTCAGCCGGCTCGTCCAGTCTGGTGCCACGGTGCGCGTCATCATGACCGAATCAGCCACGCAGTTCGTCGCACCGCTCACCTTCCAGGCTCTATCCGGCCAAAGCGTGCTCACCAGTATCTGGCAGGCGGATGATCGCCCCGACTCGCAGCACATCGGTCTGGCGAGATGGTGCGATCTGATGGTGATCGCCCCCGCCACCGCTGACATCCTCGCAAAGATCGCCTGCGGTCTGACGGATGACCTCGTGAGCCTGACGGTTTCCGCCCTGCCTCGCCATCCACAGCCCACACCAGTATTCATCGCGCCATCGATGAATACGCAGATGTGGGAAAATCCCGTCACCCAGCGAAACATCTCCACGATCAACGATTTACTCGGCTACCGATTTATCGGACCCGGTACAGGTTGGCAAGCCTGTCGAACATCCGGAAGCGGTCGCATGGCCGAGCCGGAAGAAATCTTCGCTGCGCTGTGCAAGTCTCTTTAG